tttttctttggtATAAAAAATCATCGTTGGTATGTCTATCGGGCCTCGAACTGAACCATTCTATAATAACGTTAGTCTCGACCCGTCTCAAAAACCCGCCAGTATCGCATAACATACCGCTTGGTGCGCTCCTTGTAGAGAACACGACCTGCGCAGTGAGGGCACGCGACGGTGGCATCCTTTCCGAGGGTGACGCTGCCGCCGCAGTCGCCGCAGATATAGGACATGACGTGACGGACTTGGTGGTCGTCTCGGGTGCCGCCGCGCTGGC
This genomic stretch from Fusarium fujikuroi IMI 58289 draft genome, chromosome FFUJ_chr09 harbors:
- a CDS encoding related to DNA-directed RNA polymerase small Zn-binding chain encodes the protein MPREEYQVPTANAGQRGGTRDDHQVRHVMSYICGDCGGSVTLGKDATVACPHCAGRVLYKERTKRMVQFEAR